A portion of the Candidatus Paceibacterota bacterium genome contains these proteins:
- a CDS encoding lactate utilization protein B has product MGKGYSGVPIPFPKLAKEALKDTQLRTNLNRATTTIRNKRARVVAEVQDWEALRQAGHDIKMAAMAELSTHLIRFEKEFTEAGGTVHWARDSKEACEIVTKIALDNTISEVVKVKSLTTDEISLNEHLAKYGISAKETDLAELIIQLADEHPSHILVPAIHKNRDQIRDLFVKEIPEASSSLTNSPTELAMTARTHLRKKFLSARMAVSGANFAIAESGTLCVVESEGNGRMCLTLPEILVSIIGIEKILPTWNDLEVFLQLLPRSATGERMNPYTSFWTGKCGDGPSERHVILLDNGRIQTLADTVGREALACIRCSACMNVCPVYERTGGHSYSSVYPGPIGAIITPQLLGPGQAKTLPFASTLCGACYDVCPVKINIPKILVHLRAKENRDNASVLEKLVMRIASKALGPQGLRYLSRFTSTFAPLIASASMQTIARHLPVLRKWSAFRNIPTPRLSGKHHR; this is encoded by the coding sequence GTGGGTAAGGGTTATTCTGGGGTTCCGATCCCTTTTCCAAAACTTGCCAAAGAGGCGCTCAAAGACACACAACTACGCACCAACCTCAATCGCGCGACCACCACCATTCGCAATAAGAGAGCACGAGTCGTCGCCGAAGTTCAGGATTGGGAGGCACTTCGTCAAGCCGGGCACGACATCAAGATGGCCGCGATGGCTGAGCTATCCACCCATTTAATACGATTCGAAAAGGAATTTACTGAGGCAGGAGGAACGGTCCACTGGGCGCGTGACTCCAAAGAAGCATGCGAGATCGTCACAAAAATCGCACTCGATAACACAATCTCAGAAGTAGTGAAAGTAAAATCGCTCACAACCGATGAGATCAGCCTCAACGAACATTTGGCAAAATATGGGATTAGTGCGAAAGAAACAGATTTAGCCGAGCTAATCATCCAGCTTGCAGATGAACATCCATCTCATATTCTTGTTCCTGCCATTCATAAGAATCGCGATCAGATCCGCGACCTTTTTGTGAAAGAAATCCCCGAAGCATCCAGTTCGCTCACCAACTCCCCCACAGAACTTGCGATGACTGCACGTACTCATCTGCGTAAAAAGTTCCTGAGCGCTCGTATGGCAGTGAGTGGCGCCAACTTCGCAATCGCCGAATCTGGCACCCTCTGCGTCGTCGAATCAGAAGGCAACGGACGTATGTGTCTGACACTTCCTGAGATTCTGGTCTCAATAATTGGAATAGAAAAAATCCTTCCGACATGGAATGACCTGGAAGTATTCCTCCAGCTACTTCCACGCTCGGCCACCGGAGAGCGGATGAATCCCTACACAAGTTTCTGGACGGGTAAATGTGGGGACGGTCCGTCAGAACGCCACGTCATCTTGCTCGACAATGGCCGCATCCAAACACTCGCCGATACGGTGGGGCGAGAAGCACTCGCGTGCATCCGCTGCTCTGCCTGTATGAATGTCTGCCCTGTCTATGAACGCACGGGCGGGCACAGTTACAGCAGCGTCTATCCAGGCCCCATCGGTGCCATCATCACGCCCCAACTTCTTGGCCCCGGACAAGCAAAAACACTCCCCTTTGCCTCCACTCTCTGTGGCGCCTGCTATGACGTCTGCCCGGTCAAAATCAATATTCCAAAGATCCTGGTCCACCTGCGCGCAAAGGAGAATCGCGATAACGCTAGCGTTTTGGAAAAATTGGTCATGCGCATTGCGTCAAAAGCCCTCGGACCCCAAGGACTTAGATACCTTTCACGATTCACTTCCACCTTCGCACCGCTCATCGCCAGTGCGTCGATGCAAACAATTGCCCGTCATCTTCCCGTTCTGCGAAAATGGAGCGCCTTTAGAAATATTCCCACCCCTCGACTTTCCGGCAAGCACCATCGATGA
- a CDS encoding class III extradiol ring-cleavage dioxygenase — protein sequence MPALYIGHGAPMLLDDPLWSSQLTQIAQDLPRPKAILIVSAHWESAPVTLSNAAANSPLVYDFSGFDRKFYEMRYDSPDATALATKVAALMPDSEPVHQSNRGLDHGAWVPLRVMYPDADIPVLQMSMPTSDPYRLIELGKRLQPLRDDGVLVIGSGFMTHGLPYLRDWRADAVAPTWSSDFDTWAAEALASGDVETLANFRTKAPGMPYAHPTVEHFTPLFITLGVSASIEEAPKTLIDGYFLGLSKRSILVA from the coding sequence ATGCCCGCTCTCTACATCGGCCACGGAGCTCCCATGCTCCTGGACGATCCTCTCTGGTCGAGCCAACTGACCCAGATTGCACAAGATCTTCCGCGACCTAAAGCAATCTTGATTGTCTCTGCGCACTGGGAATCCGCGCCAGTCACTTTAAGCAACGCCGCCGCAAACTCACCTCTTGTATATGACTTCAGTGGATTTGATCGCAAGTTTTACGAAATGAGATACGACTCCCCCGATGCAACTGCGCTTGCTACAAAGGTCGCGGCGTTGATGCCAGATTCAGAACCAGTCCATCAGAGCAATCGTGGGCTAGACCACGGCGCTTGGGTTCCACTTCGCGTCATGTATCCCGATGCAGATATTCCTGTACTGCAAATGTCGATGCCGACTTCTGACCCATACCGACTCATCGAATTAGGTAAACGGTTGCAACCACTTCGCGATGACGGAGTCCTCGTCATCGGTTCTGGTTTCATGACTCATGGCCTTCCATACCTTCGCGACTGGCGAGCAGATGCAGTCGCACCTACATGGTCGAGTGATTTCGATACCTGGGCTGCCGAGGCGCTCGCCAGCGGCGATGTGGAAACACTCGCAAACTTCAGGACCAAGGCGCCTGGTATGCCCTATGCCCACCCAACCGTAGAGCACTTCACCCCGCTTTTCATCACCCTTGGTGTCTCAGCATCTATTGAAGAAGCTCCAAAAACCTTGATAGATGGCTACTTTTTGGGTCTTTCTAAGCGTTCGATTCTTGTCGCATAG
- a CDS encoding type II toxin-antitoxin system HipA family toxin, translating into MSVYVAVDVIEVRCWGRSVGALAYDSRLGLNVFEYTPEWISSGVELAPLHMVNRSGTYSFPQLAKETYYGLPAMIADALPDAFGNAVIDAWLAAEGIAKSEIKTLDRLAYAGERALGALTFHPAQQHLQGPATAIQIADIVAGARLVLSGKAAEAGSDHDALMQLIQVGSSAGGARAKAVVQYQPHTHQFRSGYVSAEPGFEPWLMKLDGVSKSADGSVNSLDRPEQFTRIEYAYYLMAQAAGITMSECRLYEEGNRAHFLTRRFDRDSEGGRIHLQSLCAMDQLDFRYRDTHDYSQYFNVIRRLGMGTEELTQAFRRMVFNVVGMNRDDHTKNVGFLLREDSTWNLAPAYDVTHAFNPEGKWTQRHQMSINSKYEFITLADIYEVGSAQAIPAYKSVVAEILDVVDSWVTFANLAGVSTESQKRIEKDMAEHRL; encoded by the coding sequence GTGAGCGTTTATGTAGCGGTCGATGTGATTGAAGTTAGATGTTGGGGTAGATCAGTCGGCGCGTTGGCATATGACTCAAGGTTGGGACTTAACGTCTTTGAGTACACCCCGGAATGGATATCAAGTGGCGTAGAACTTGCGCCGTTGCATATGGTCAATCGGTCCGGCACATACTCCTTTCCGCAATTAGCAAAGGAAACTTATTACGGTCTGCCCGCAATGATTGCCGATGCGCTTCCTGATGCATTTGGAAATGCTGTCATTGATGCGTGGCTGGCCGCGGAGGGAATTGCCAAGTCTGAGATAAAGACGCTGGATCGATTGGCGTACGCAGGAGAGAGGGCGCTCGGCGCGCTGACATTTCATCCAGCACAGCAGCATCTTCAAGGTCCCGCTACAGCAATCCAGATTGCGGATATCGTCGCCGGCGCTCGCCTCGTTCTCTCTGGCAAAGCCGCCGAGGCGGGTTCGGACCATGACGCTCTCATGCAATTGATTCAAGTTGGCTCATCAGCGGGTGGGGCGAGGGCAAAAGCAGTCGTTCAATATCAGCCACATACTCACCAATTTCGATCAGGGTATGTAAGCGCCGAGCCTGGCTTCGAACCCTGGTTAATGAAACTCGATGGAGTCAGTAAATCCGCTGACGGGTCCGTGAATTCTCTGGACAGACCAGAGCAGTTCACTCGAATTGAGTATGCCTATTACTTAATGGCGCAAGCAGCTGGCATAACGATGAGTGAATGTCGATTATATGAAGAGGGGAACCGCGCGCATTTCCTCACTCGCCGTTTTGACCGTGATAGTGAAGGCGGGCGGATTCATCTTCAGTCCTTGTGCGCGATGGATCAATTGGATTTTCGATATAGAGACACGCATGACTACTCACAATATTTCAATGTGATTAGAAGATTGGGAATGGGCACAGAAGAACTCACTCAGGCTTTTCGCCGCATGGTGTTTAACGTGGTTGGTATGAATCGGGACGATCACACCAAGAATGTGGGATTCCTATTGCGAGAAGACAGCACGTGGAATCTTGCGCCTGCATACGACGTGACTCATGCGTTCAATCCGGAAGGCAAGTGGACTCAACGCCACCAGATGAGTATCAACTCCAAATACGAATTCATCACGCTCGCGGATATTTATGAAGTTGGAAGCGCCCAGGCAATTCCTGCGTACAAGTCAGTTGTTGCTGAGATTCTTGATGTGGTAGATAGTTGGGTGACTTTTGCCAATCTGGCTGGAGTGAGCACAGAAAGTCAGAAAAGGATCGAAAAAGATATGGCCGAACATCGACTATAA
- a CDS encoding LUD domain-containing protein: MSTSRDDILNRINTARAGMTTPLVERTYGTSLTLSRKELLYLFEDRILDYQATFVRTADVASTISNILAEYGLRNILLPAGLPAEWAMGTTDFNLSPEQLDQFDCVITSSELGIAATGTIVLNHSDSTQGRRAISLVPDTHICIVQEENVVGTVVEAIRALNPKEHQTWISGPSATSDIELERVEGVHGPRNLHVILMTK, translated from the coding sequence ATGAGCACCTCACGCGACGACATCCTCAATCGGATCAACACAGCCCGAGCCGGCATGACTACACCCCTCGTCGAGCGCACCTATGGCACATCCCTAACTCTCTCTCGCAAAGAATTGCTCTATCTCTTTGAGGATCGAATCCTCGATTACCAGGCCACTTTTGTGCGCACCGCCGATGTGGCCTCAACTATTTCAAATATTCTCGCTGAGTACGGTCTAAGAAATATCCTCCTCCCCGCTGGGCTCCCTGCAGAATGGGCAATGGGTACCACCGATTTCAATCTCTCGCCGGAGCAACTCGACCAGTTCGATTGCGTCATCACCTCGAGTGAACTGGGCATCGCCGCCACCGGAACCATCGTCCTCAACCACTCGGATTCGACTCAAGGTCGCCGCGCGATTTCATTAGTCCCAGATACCCATATTTGTATCGTTCAGGAAGAGAATGTCGTAGGCACTGTTGTTGAGGCCATCCGAGCGCTCAATCCGAAAGAGCACCAGACCTGGATCTCGGGACCTTCTGCCACCAGTGACATTGAGTTGGAACGAGTCGAAGGCGTGCACGGTCCCCGCAACCTTCACGTCATTCTTATGACGAAATAG
- a CDS encoding MFS transporter, with translation MILAGTMGFLMYGMAYSVPLLKRDMEITRALASLHQIGFAITITAASFYAPKLLYRFPPRKIMTLAWIITSLSVLVFALGQSLWVTVPAMCFTGIGSTLFNNVNAATLGAASGNSMQVMLRQSGIGTSCGAIAPTIIGTLIGVGIPWRVTLGVFAILCGFLATKLMPVIPERSIKRPVPGERHWDLSLIILVIFSLSANILEIAAGAWALDLLISRGMVVSAAVILAAFFSYGIAVSRLGFSFSSKVTIKTVLVISFALSLMGLILIITAHTSAMTMIGLLIASLGIGPLSGLALTLCAASSKGADTGIAANGMGVGFAIGIGPWIMGFVSDRSGFSTAYSFPVLMLMLMMGFFFLARRDRNPNTVAISS, from the coding sequence ATGATTCTTGCCGGAACCATGGGATTTCTCATGTATGGAATGGCCTACTCAGTGCCTCTCCTCAAGAGAGATATGGAGATAACAAGAGCGCTGGCCTCACTTCATCAAATCGGGTTTGCAATCACGATCACCGCGGCTTCGTTCTATGCCCCCAAGTTGTTATATCGCTTCCCACCGAGAAAGATCATGACTCTCGCGTGGATCATCACCTCCTTGAGCGTTCTGGTATTCGCCCTTGGCCAATCCCTTTGGGTCACAGTTCCGGCAATGTGTTTCACGGGTATTGGAAGCACCCTTTTCAATAACGTGAACGCAGCAACATTGGGAGCAGCATCGGGCAATTCAATGCAGGTGATGCTGCGCCAGTCAGGGATCGGAACTTCGTGTGGAGCAATCGCTCCCACAATCATCGGAACTCTGATCGGTGTCGGTATTCCTTGGAGGGTCACACTTGGAGTATTTGCAATTCTCTGCGGATTCCTTGCTACGAAGCTTATGCCTGTGATTCCTGAACGTTCGATCAAAAGGCCTGTTCCAGGTGAACGGCATTGGGATTTGTCGCTCATTATTCTTGTGATTTTCAGTTTGAGTGCGAATATCTTGGAAATCGCAGCGGGAGCGTGGGCTCTGGATTTACTTATTTCACGCGGCATGGTCGTGAGTGCTGCGGTAATCCTCGCGGCATTCTTCAGTTATGGAATCGCAGTGTCCAGACTCGGATTCTCGTTTAGTTCGAAGGTGACGATTAAGACAGTATTGGTTATCTCTTTTGCACTCTCGCTCATGGGTCTCATCTTGATCATCACAGCGCACACTTCAGCAATGACGATGATTGGACTTCTCATCGCCTCCCTTGGAATCGGTCCTTTGAGCGGTCTGGCCCTTACTCTCTGTGCCGCATCTTCAAAGGGTGCCGATACGGGGATCGCAGCCAATGGCATGGGCGTCGGTTTCGCAATTGGAATTGGTCCATGGATCATGGGTTTCGTGAGTGACAGATCAGGATTCTCGACGGCTTACTCATTTCCAGTCTTGATGTTAATGCTGATGATGGGCTTCTTCTTTTTGGCCAGGAGAGATCGCAATCCGAATACGGTTGCTATTTCGTCATAA
- a CDS encoding vitamin K epoxide reductase family protein yields the protein MSEIETALRTVRHRGTFITMLVSSIASITASLVLSIDAIELAKNPDSKLACNINAIISCGKVAVSWQSNLLGFPNAFLGLICEPVVITLAVAGLVGVHFPKTFMRIATSVYFIGLVFAFWLFTQSYFVIGAFCPWCLLVTFTTTTVFSSMFKVNALEGNLPLPERVNAKIVKAVSAGWDNVVVGAILTALALAIILKYGNQIF from the coding sequence GTGAGCGAAATTGAAACGGCACTCAGAACGGTACGACACCGTGGAACCTTTATCACGATGCTCGTTTCTTCGATCGCCAGCATCACCGCATCCCTCGTCCTCTCGATTGATGCAATAGAGCTCGCGAAGAACCCGGACTCAAAGCTCGCCTGCAATATCAATGCCATCATTTCCTGCGGAAAAGTCGCCGTCTCATGGCAATCCAATTTGCTCGGCTTCCCTAATGCATTCCTTGGCCTCATTTGCGAGCCTGTGGTCATCACCTTGGCGGTAGCCGGACTCGTTGGCGTCCACTTTCCAAAAACATTCATGCGCATCGCGACCAGCGTCTATTTCATTGGTCTGGTCTTCGCTTTCTGGCTCTTCACGCAGTCTTACTTTGTCATCGGCGCCTTCTGCCCATGGTGTTTGCTCGTTACATTCACAACAACAACGGTCTTTTCAAGCATGTTCAAAGTTAACGCTCTTGAGGGAAATCTCCCCTTGCCCGAACGGGTCAACGCCAAAATCGTGAAGGCAGTATCCGCCGGCTGGGACAATGTCGTTGTTGGCGCCATACTCACTGCACTCGCCCTTGCCATCATCCTGAAGTACGGGAATCAAATCTTCTAG